GTGCGCCGAACGTAATGAGCCGATTGCAGGCGGTGGTGGATGGTGAACTCAAGACTCGTGCTCCGTTGGGGCGAGTGATTTCAGGCGTGCCTCTTGTCGATGCCACGCGTCCGCGTTTCCAAGTCGCCGTAGGGCCGCTCGGCCAGGTGTTGATGGCGCTGCCGTTGAATGTCGCGGAGGATTTGGAAATCCATCAGCAACTGCATGCGGCCGTGACCCAGATGCGTTTCGCTCCGGCTGCTCAGACCGAGTTGCAGTGGGGGCAGGTCAGCTTTGAGTGGGTGAAGGAGAAAGGGGGGAAACCATGATCGGTATCGGCCTCGCTCCCCTCGTGATGCTGGTGATGCTTATCGGTGTCACCACCATCTGTAGCCTGTGGTTCTATACCTTTTGGCATGAACAACGGCGCGAGACCAAACGCCGCCGTATCGCCGTGCTCTGTCGAATTTGCGGATGCACCTATGCCATTCAAAAAAAATCCCCTGCTATAACCGTATGTCCCTCCTGCGGTAGCCGAAACGAGCGAGGTGGGTTGCCTCCGATTTGAATCGCGATCGTAGCTGAACTATCGCTGGTCAAAGTGCTCACTCTTCTGATATGAGGGCGTGATGAATCGAATCATCGCTGGGTTATTCCTGCTCACCCTGTCAGCCGGAGCTACTTTGCCAGATCTACGCGTGGCGGCAGATCGCCGGCATCTCGAAACAGTGGAAGGTCAACCTTTCTTTTTGTTAGGGGATACGGCTTGGGAATTGTTTCATCGTCTCACCCGCGAGGAGACCCAGCTGTATTTGAAAAATCGTGCCGATAAAGGTTTTAACACGATCTTCGCTGTGGCCTTGGCTGAGTTCGAATTTGATCAGCCGAATGCCTACGGGGAGATGCCTTTGGAAAACAATGATCCCGCACACCCCCGAGATGCCTATTTTAAACATGTGGATTGGGTCGTGAACCAAGCGGCTGAATTGGGGCTTTATACCGCGCTACTCCCAACATGGGGAGATAAGTGGAATCAGAAGTGGGGAAAGGGGCCTGAGATTTTTACTCCGGCTAATGCGGAGGTTTACTGCGAGTGGTTGGCGAAACGATATCAAGACAAACCCATCATCTGGGTGCTCGGCGGAGATCGTCCGGTCGAGAATGAGGCACATGAGGCCATCATTCGAGCCATGGCGGCTGGTCTGAAACGGGGGGATGGTGGCAAGCACTTGATCTCCTACCATCCGAAAGGCGGGAGCAACTCTTCAGATTACTGGCCCGATGAATCTTGGTTAGACTTTCACATGTTTCAGAGCGGCCATGGGAAGCAGGCGACTGCCAACTATGACAAGAACGCGAAGAATCTCGCCTTACCCGCTTTGAAACCCACGTTGGATGGTGAGCCCTGCTATGAAGATCATCCCGTCCGCAGCCTCATGAAGGATGGCAAAGCCACGATTTGGTTTGATGACTACGATGTGCGTCGGGTCGCTTGGTGGAGTGTTCTCAGCGGGGCCTGTGGCCATGTCTATGGCACGCATAGCATCTGGCAGTTTCACGATTTGACCAAACGGAAGCAGCAGACGGATGCTAGGACTCCCTGGCCTGAAGCGATGGATCTACCTGGGGCACGTCAGATGGGCGTCATGAAGAAGTTTATCGAGACTTTGGACTGGACGAAGCTGCGTCGTGATGACGCCTTGATCATGCTCGAAGGCGAAGCTCTTAAGCCTGGCAACAAACCCATGGCTACGGTGGCCGTGGATGGCTCATTGGCGGTGGTTTATGTGCCCGCTTATCCCAACAACGCCATTTCCCTGCAGTTGAGTCGGTTGAAGATTCCTGGCTCCGAAGTGGACTTCCAAGCTTACTCTGCAGCAACCGGGGAACCCTCGGGCCTAACTAGGATTGAATCAGGCGATCTGCTTGTCATCAAACCTTTATCAGAGCCGGACGAGCAATCGGTTCAAGATTGGGTGCTGGTCATCAAGAAGAAGCCTTGATCGAGACAGCTTTGGATCTGGGGCTTGGAGTGAAGCCCCAGATTGTGGAAGCCTTATACCAACCTGATGAAATCATGAGTCAAAGTGGAGGGCAAGACCGAGTCCGCTCCTCACTCCAGCTGTTTCGCGGCGCAAAAGGTGAGGTGAGGAGGCGTGAGAGTCCTGTTTCTACCCTCTCATTTCATGTGGATATCAAACATCAGCGCGGCCAGAAGGGCCGCAGGATTCAGCCCAGGCCGCAAGGCCTGGGTTCGCCGAACACGGTTGATCAACCCTCGTCGCGCTCTGAAGGAGCGCGGGAACGGGTGGCATGTTTTCGCCTCTCGTTCCCTCTCCCGCGACCCTTCAGGCCGCGACCTTTGAGATGTCGGTCTCTTCCCACGCACCCAGGGCTTGCTTCGCTTCGCCCTGGGCTGAATCCGGCGGTCCTTTGGACCGCAAGGCCCTCTGATACCCGCCTAACGAAATAACGCCTCACATTCGTGGGGTGAGGAGTGGGCTGAAATGTTTTACCACTTTAAATTTCACTTTGGTATTAAAGGGTGAAGGCAGGTAGTTTGACTATCTTCCCCCCCGCCATGGCGGACTCATGGGCGCAGAGGCCCACACAGGTCCAGTTGGCGGATTGCTTGGCGTTCGGGAAGGGTGCACGATCTTCGACCAGGGCCATGGCAAATTCGTGGGCGAGATGGGGATGGCTACCGCCATGACCACTTCCCTGTGTGAAGCTGAGGTGAGTCTTCTTGGAGAGATCGTAAACACCTTGGGTCGTGAAGTCGCGAATGCTCTTGGGCAGGCGCTTGGCGTAATCTGGGGCCTTCACCAATTTCGGGATCTTGTGCTCGGGTAGTTTGGCCGTGTGCATGACCAGAGGTTCATGCTCGATGAGAGGCCATTCGATGGTGGCTTTATCACCATAAACATCGATGCTCTCACGATATTGACGGGCCGTATCGAACAAGCTGCGAATGACACGCGCGCTGAGATCGCTGTCCTTGAATTTCACATGAGCCGTTTCTACGGCAAACGGGGAGCCATAGTGCTTGATCAATTCCGGGCGGATGGTGCCTGATCCAAAGCAGCTCACGTATTCTGCGGGGGTGCCAGCAAGCGCTGCCACGGGGCCAACACAGTGGGTGGCATACCACATGGGAGGCAGACCCGGCCAGTAGTTGGGCCAGCCATCCATATCCTGCTGATGGCTGGATTGCAGGAACTGTAGCTTGCCGAGCTTGCCTTTCTCATACTGCTCCTTCATGAAAAGGAATTCACGGGCATACACCACGGTCTCCATCATCATGTATTTGAGCCCCGTTTTTTTGACGAGCTCACAGATTTTTTTGCAGTCCTCAATGGAGGTCGCCATGGGGACGGTGCAGGCGACATGTTTGCCAGCTTTCAAGGCTTCGATTGACATCCAGCCATGGTCAGGGATGGGGGAGTTGATGTGCACAGCATCGATCTTCGGGTCCTTGAGTAACTCCTGATAGTCTGCGTAACGGACATCGATGTCGAAGGCATCACCGATGGTCTTCAGCTTTTTCGGGTCACGCTGACAAATGGCATAACAAGTGGTATGGGGATGGCGCTGCCAGATGGGGATGAACTCCGCCCCGAATCCGAGGCCGACGACGGCGATGTTTAATTTCTTGGGTGGCATGGAGTGATGGAAATCGACCCGCTTATAACGGAGGCCATGCCGGACGTTAAAGGACAATTTTTAGGGTCAATCGGACACAGATCGAATCGTCAGATCATCTCTAGTTAACAATAAGCCTTGTCTACCGGATGGCCTTGGGAGGAAGTTCCTGAGGCGGCGGTCAGTCTTGAGCGCCCATCAAATGATGGAGCAGATCTTCCTCGCTCGCCAAGCCCACAGGTTCGTTCTGATCGTTTAAGACCAGCACCAGGGTGCGTGCTCGTTTACGCATGCGTTGAAGCGTCTGGAGGGCGCTATCTTGCAGGTGCACAGCATCCAGGGTGCGCATGTGATGGCGCACGAGGCGGTCCGGTGGTGGGTGAGGTGGGAGGGCGGCGAGGTCCAGCACTCCGACAAATTGCCCTTGGTCACCGATCACCGGCAGGGTAGTGGCACCGTGCTCGCGAGCCATGATGAAAGCGGTCTTCAGCGGCAGATCGCCGGAGAGAGCGACACTGCGGGTGAGTGGACGCATGACGGCTCCTGTGCGCAGCCGACGGTATTCCAAGGTGCGTTTGATCAAACGAGCGGCCCCGGAACTGAGCTGACCCTGCTTGCTCAAGACATCGGCCTGATGATAGAGATCATCTCGCCCCAGGGCTTCATCTGGAACACTGGTGGCTTCCGTGGGCGTGGCAGCCAGACTGCGGAACAGGGGGCGTGCTAAGCCCACACAGAGGACGAGCGGCGTCAGGGTGCGCAGACTGCGGAAAGGGTAACGACGAAAGAGTTTCTTGGGTAGTACTTCCAGGCCTAACAAGAAGATGGGAAGAGCTAGGAGAAACGCGATGAAATAACCCCACGGTCCGGAGATGCGGACCAGCTTCCAGGCGATGATGAGAAAGGCCGCCAGGTTGGTGACATGATTGGTGACGGTGATAGCCCCCAGGAGCGCATCCCGATCTTCCACGAGTGGTAGCAGACGGGCGGCTCGGCGGTCTCCGGCTCCTGCGGCGTGGCGCACACGCACACGGCTGACGGAGATGACGGCGCTCTCCAAGCCTGATAGAGCGAAGGAGAGGCTCAGAGCAATGATCAACAGCATGAACCAAGTCATGATTCCAGTGCCTCCACCAAGGTGGGTTTTTTCAGGCGTAACTCCACCTGGAGGATACGCGCACGCACAACACGGCGCACTTTGAGATCCGCTTCATCCAGGTGCACTCGTTCTCCTGGCTTGGGTTGATGACCGAGCAAATTGAAAACCAGTCCGCCGATGGTATCGAGGCCACCGCTGGCGGGCAGGGCGATTTGAAGTTCCTCAGCCACGTCGTCCAGGCGGGTACCGCCTTCCAACAAATAACGGCCATTTCCTAAATCACGAATCTCAGCGCCTTCTCCCTGCCAGGGAGCGGCTTCATAGAGGAGCCAGTCGGCGATTTCATCCTGACCGATCATGCCTTCCAAGCCGCCGTATTCATCCACGATGAGAACGGGCTGAGGAGAGCTTTGCAGGTGCTCATCCAAGACATCAAGAACGGGCATCGTTTCAGGAACGAAGGCGACAGGCCTCAGCATGTTGGCCCAGGCCGGACGCCCAGCCAGCCGCCACGCCACCGTATCGATGATGCCTTCCACCACATCGGGGTTTTCACCATACACCACGACGTAGCGCTCCGCAGATTGTTCGAGAACGGCGGCATTTTTCTCCGGCTTCTCAAAGGCGCTCATGAGTGTGAGATCGACACGTGGCACCATGCAGTCACGCACGGTAAGGCGTTCGATCTCCAGAGCTTCACGAATCATCGAGGCCTCCGCAGAGTCGAGCAGTCCTTGCTCCTCACGCATTTCCACCAGAGTTTCAAACTCATCTAAGGTGATGGGAAGACGCGTTTTCACGCGTTGAGGCACGATGCGCCTGATCAGGGCTTCGGTCGAGCGATCCGCCAGAGTCGAGATGGGATCCAGGACACTCCGCAGAGGATTGAGCATGCGCAGGCTGCCCAACAAGACGGCAGAGGGTGAACGCGCTGCCAAAAACTTTGGCATCATGTCCCCAATGAGCACCGTGCCGATGAAGAGGAGGCTGGCGGCGATCCAGGGATTCCAACCGAAGGTGACCATCGGGCCTGATACCAAATGCAAACCGAGCGCTGCGAGAGCGAGGTTAAGCGTGGCCGAGAGTAACAGGGTGCGGTGCAACTGGACGAAGGGATTCGCTACAATCCTACGCAGCTTCCGTGCCACGCCTTCACGTGCTCTATCCGCCTGAAGCTCGAGATCACGCGCCATATGGATGGCCGTCTCAGTGGCGGAAATGATCGCCAGTAGAGAGAGCAATGCCAAATAGGCGATGACTGAGAAGATAAAAGACACGGCTGAAAAAGAGACTTTCTAAAGCGTGGCGGATGGGGTCAAGCCCTATTGAAGGCAACATAGGCCTTTTACCATGCCCCGCTTCACTCATTCCTAAGAAGAGCCGTAAGCAGGTATTCAGTAGGTGAAGAGGTCTTTGACACGGTGGTTAGAAGCCTCGGCTTCCGGTGCCTTCTGGCGCAAGGCTTTATTCAACGCTTCGGTAATCCGGCGCTTCATGTGCGGGGTGAGCCTGCGGCCTTTGCGTGCTCGTTGAACCGCTTTGTGAGTGAGCGGTTCGGCACAGGATTGGACGATATCATGATTATCCAGGCCGGCAGCAGTCATCAGGGCATCCAGAGGCTGGAGGCCGAGATCACGCACGATAGGTGTTTCTTCAGTGTCTGTCATTGCATTGTTGGTTAGACGAGGCGGAGCCGGGTCAAGTCTTGTGTATCGACGAGACCGACGGGTCGGCCTTCGGAATCGATCACCACGACGTCGTCCACCCGGTTCTTTTGAAGGGTGGAGAGCACTTCGGCCGCCAGTTTATCCGCCTGGATGCTGACTGGGCGCGGGGTCATGTGATCCGCCACAGGGTGGGGCGCAATGGTGTGATCTTTCTGAAAGGCGCGCACGAAGTCGCCATGGGTAAACACCCCTGCGAGACTGCCGTCAGGATAACGGACGATGGCGGCACCGCTTCGTGCCTGGGTCATCGCTTGCAGGGCGTCCTGCACCGTGGTGCTAGGAGTGACGATCGCCACCTGATCCCCGTGCCGCATCACATCGGCCACGCGGGTGAGGAGGGCTCGTCCGAGCGATCCGCCGGGGTGTAGGCGGGCGAAGTCTTCTTGTTTAAAACCGCGTGCTTCCAGCAGGACCATAGCCAGGGCATCACAGAGTACGAGCATGGTGGTGGTGCTGGCGGTGGGGGCCAGATTCAGCGGACAGGCTTCCTGGGTGACGGCGACGTCTAAGACGCAGTGAGCTGTGCGTGCGAGCGTGGATGAGGCACCGCCAGTGATGGCGATCATGGGCAGGTCCAGGCGCTTGAGGTGAGGCAGAATGCCGAGCAACTCAGAGGTTTCACCGCTGTAGCTCAGTAAGATAGCGAGGTCACCCGGAGCGATCACACCTAGATCTCCGTGCAGAGCATCGCCCACATCCAGGCAAACGGTGGTGGCCCCGGTGCTGTTAAGGGTGGCGGTGAGTTTCCGGCCGATGTTGCCACTTTTGCCGACGCCGCAGACGATGATCTTGCCTCGGGTGGCAAGGCAGTCTTGCAGCATCTGTATGGCTTGGGAAAAAGCCTCGCCGATGCGTTCATGCAGCCGTTCCAGTTCCTCGATTTCGAGGCGGATGACACGGCGTGCTAGGTCAGGGTAATTCATGTCAGGAGCCACGGTTTCAAAGAAAACGTGGCAGCAGGGCTACCAGACGCGTTCCAGAAAGCGTTCGACAAATCCCTTGGCGGCAGTGGGCTTGGAATACTTGCGGCCATCGGAGTTGGTGCGCTGCTCACTCGCATAGAGCGGGCCTTTGTGATCAATGACCTTGAGGGATTTGATCTCAATGCGAGCGATGGGGCAATCGTTGCTGTCCACGGGCATTTTGGCAACCTTCTCCAAGGTCTCAATGCCCGACACCACTTGACCGAAGACGGTGTATTT
The sequence above is drawn from the Prosthecobacter debontii genome and encodes:
- a CDS encoding CNNM domain-containing protein, producing MLLIIALSLSFALSGLESAVISVSRVRVRHAAGAGDRRAARLLPLVEDRDALLGAITVTNHVTNLAAFLIIAWKLVRISGPWGYFIAFLLALPIFLLGLEVLPKKLFRRYPFRSLRTLTPLVLCVGLARPLFRSLAATPTEATSVPDEALGRDDLYHQADVLSKQGQLSSGAARLIKRTLEYRRLRTGAVMRPLTRSVALSGDLPLKTAFIMAREHGATTLPVIGDQGQFVGVLDLAALPPHPPPDRLVRHHMRTLDAVHLQDSALQTLQRMRKRARTLVLVLNDQNEPVGLASEEDLLHHLMGAQD
- a CDS encoding apiosidase-like domain-containing protein, translated to MNRIIAGLFLLTLSAGATLPDLRVAADRRHLETVEGQPFFLLGDTAWELFHRLTREETQLYLKNRADKGFNTIFAVALAEFEFDQPNAYGEMPLENNDPAHPRDAYFKHVDWVVNQAAELGLYTALLPTWGDKWNQKWGKGPEIFTPANAEVYCEWLAKRYQDKPIIWVLGGDRPVENEAHEAIIRAMAAGLKRGDGGKHLISYHPKGGSNSSDYWPDESWLDFHMFQSGHGKQATANYDKNAKNLALPALKPTLDGEPCYEDHPVRSLMKDGKATIWFDDYDVRRVAWWSVLSGACGHVYGTHSIWQFHDLTKRKQQTDARTPWPEAMDLPGARQMGVMKKFIETLDWTKLRRDDALIMLEGEALKPGNKPMATVAVDGSLAVVYVPAYPNNAISLQLSRLKIPGSEVDFQAYSAATGEPSGLTRIESGDLLVIKPLSEPDEQSVQDWVLVIKKKP
- a CDS encoding Gfo/Idh/MocA family protein codes for the protein MPPKKLNIAVVGLGFGAEFIPIWQRHPHTTCYAICQRDPKKLKTIGDAFDIDVRYADYQELLKDPKIDAVHINSPIPDHGWMSIEALKAGKHVACTVPMATSIEDCKKICELVKKTGLKYMMMETVVYAREFLFMKEQYEKGKLGKLQFLQSSHQQDMDGWPNYWPGLPPMWYATHCVGPVAALAGTPAEYVSCFGSGTIRPELIKHYGSPFAVETAHVKFKDSDLSARVIRSLFDTARQYRESIDVYGDKATIEWPLIEHEPLVMHTAKLPEHKIPKLVKAPDYAKRLPKSIRDFTTQGVYDLSKKTHLSFTQGSGHGGSHPHLAHEFAMALVEDRAPFPNAKQSANWTCVGLCAHESAMAGGKIVKLPAFTL
- a CDS encoding CNNM domain-containing protein, producing MSFIFSVIAYLALLSLLAIISATETAIHMARDLELQADRAREGVARKLRRIVANPFVQLHRTLLLSATLNLALAALGLHLVSGPMVTFGWNPWIAASLLFIGTVLIGDMMPKFLAARSPSAVLLGSLRMLNPLRSVLDPISTLADRSTEALIRRIVPQRVKTRLPITLDEFETLVEMREEQGLLDSAEASMIREALEIERLTVRDCMVPRVDLTLMSAFEKPEKNAAVLEQSAERYVVVYGENPDVVEGIIDTVAWRLAGRPAWANMLRPVAFVPETMPVLDVLDEHLQSSPQPVLIVDEYGGLEGMIGQDEIADWLLYEAAPWQGEGAEIRDLGNGRYLLEGGTRLDDVAEELQIALPASGGLDTIGGLVFNLLGHQPKPGERVHLDEADLKVRRVVRARILQVELRLKKPTLVEALES
- a CDS encoding KpsF/GutQ family sugar-phosphate isomerase, which codes for MNYPDLARRVIRLEIEELERLHERIGEAFSQAIQMLQDCLATRGKIIVCGVGKSGNIGRKLTATLNSTGATTVCLDVGDALHGDLGVIAPGDLAILLSYSGETSELLGILPHLKRLDLPMIAITGGASSTLARTAHCVLDVAVTQEACPLNLAPTASTTTMLVLCDALAMVLLEARGFKQEDFARLHPGGSLGRALLTRVADVMRHGDQVAIVTPSTTVQDALQAMTQARSGAAIVRYPDGSLAGVFTHGDFVRAFQKDHTIAPHPVADHMTPRPVSIQADKLAAEVLSTLQKNRVDDVVVIDSEGRPVGLVDTQDLTRLRLV